From a region of the Besnoitia besnoiti strain Bb-Ger1 chromosome I, whole genome shotgun sequence genome:
- a CDS encoding RNA-binding protein (encoded by transcript BESB_000520), which yields MASLPPADPARVNAPANANIQAVWKLNEIELQHNLSGEASWHWQYRNSSYIFIGGLDVRLTEGDIILVFSQWGEPVDVHLVRDKKSGAPKGFCFLAYEDQRSTILAVDNANGMKLLNNVLRVDHCKDYRPPQTEDDEEGAAYEATGAEGRGIGVYGVTLDQKKKQAAQEQAERLQRETEALQRRAAGRQGGKDVDEMWAEEFEEMLKQVNEDAEAEADRALREEKRRRKEEKKQKKKERKREKKENKRRKLEEERLRRDVAATERDGRGREPTRRGDESESSESSSSDSDSDEAERRRVRERARNKERERGRDRDRDRERRRDGERERDTNRDRERDRGRDGERRRDGERDRDADRDRERDRNRERDRGGDGDDRWRERARDWHGDRGDERRESYRSGRRR from the exons atggcgtcgctgccgccagcggaTCCTGCGCGAGTCAACGCGCCTGCGAACGCCAATATCCAGGCAGTGTGGAAGCTGAACGAAATCGAGCTGCAGCACAACCTCTCCGGCGAGGCCTCCTGGCACTGGCAGTACCGAAACTCGTCCTACATCTTCATCG gcggcctCGACGTGCGGCTCACGGAAGGCGACATCATTCTAGTCTTCTCGCAGTGGGGAGAGCCGGTTGACGTCCACCTCGTGCGCGACAAGAAATCAG GCGCTCCCAAGggtttctgcttcctcgcctaCGAAGACCAGCGCTCGACGATTCTCGCTGTAGACAACGCAAACGGCATGAAGCTGCTCAACaacgtcctccgcgtcgatCACTGCAAAGACTATCGGCCGCCGCAaaccgaagacgacgaagaggga GCGGCGTACGAagcgacgggcgcggagggTCGCGGCATCGGCGTCTACGGGGTGACGCTCGaccagaagaagaagcaggccGCACAGGAGCAGGCTGAgcggctccagcgcgagacggaggcgctgcagaggcgcgcggctgggcggCAGGGTGGCAAAGACGTCGACGAAATGTGGGCTGAGGAGTTCGAGGAGATGCTCAAGCAGGTcaacgaagacgccgaggcggaggccgatCGAGCGctccgcgaggagaagcggcgtcggaaggaagagaagaagcaaaagaagaaagagaggaagcgcgagaaaaaggagaacAAACGAAGGAAActcgaggaggagcgacTCCGAAGGGACGTGGCGGCGACCGAACGAGAcggacgcggccgcgaacCAACGCGCCGGGGAGACGAAAGCGAAAGCAGCGAAAGCAGCTCGAGCGACAGCGACTCCGACGAGGCAGAAAGACGCCGAGTCCGCGAGAGAGCTAGAAacaaggagagggagagaggaagagacagagatagagacagggagagaagaagagatggagagcgagagagagatacAAACAGGGACAGGGAGCGAGATAGAGGTAGAGacggggagagaagaagagatgGAGAGCGAGATAGAGATGCAGACAGAGATAGAGAGCGCGACAGaaatagagagagagatagaggCGGAGATGGCGACGATAGAtggcgagagagggcgagagactggcacggagacagaggcgacgagagacGGGAGTCCTACAGGAGCGGACGCAGACGATGA
- a CDS encoding zinc finger, C3HC4 type (RING finger) domain-containing protein (encoded by transcript BESB_000530) yields MTPALHSGASASPFCQEAVPGLAASSFFSSSLRGNKRTRPLSFSDATGAFASSLASCEAAEAKRACLVPNGTSAETTPRAPLPAASSPVLSFAPAGAAGAAAPCASLSSSSSSSSSSAPRGSFFHAPSASAAASSPAPLPFAPWTVPAPTSSLPPVQEGGGRGAWAAIPRSGSPPFSAYGLAAAAAQAEEEDMADEESCMGPPLLQSRPRCSGGGKAAAELLRAYDFGFM; encoded by the coding sequence aTGACTCCTGCTCTGCACAGCGGCGCGAGTGCCTCGCCCTTTTGTCAAGAAGCCGTTCccggcctcgctgcttcgtcgtttttttcgtcttcgctgcgcggcaACAAGCGCACGCGGCCGCTGAGTTTCTCTGACGCCACGGGCgcgttcgcttcttctctcgcctcctgcgaAGCTGCCGAGGCGAAGCGTGCGTGCCTGGTTCCCAATGGCACTtccgcggagacgacgccccgggcgccgcttcccgccgcctcctcgcccgtccTCAGCttcgcgccggcaggcgccgcgggcgccgcagccccgtgcgcgtcgctgtcatcgtcctcctcctcgtcctcctcttccgcgcctcgcgggagcTTTTTCcacgcgccttccgcttccgccgcagcctcttcgccggcgccgctgcctttcGCGCCGTGGACTGTGCCCGCGCCGACTTCTTCGCTCCCCCCGGTtcaggagggcggcggccgcggcgcttggGCCGCCATCCCGCGCAGCGGATCCCCGCCGTTTTCGGCTTATGGTctggcagcagcggcggcgcaggcagaagaagaggacatGGCTGACGAGGAGTCCTGCATGGGTCcaccgctgctgcagtcgcgcccgcgctgctcgGGCGGAgggaaggccgcggctgagTTGCTTCGCGCCTACGACTTCGGCTTCATGTAG